One Paraburkholderia dioscoreae DNA segment encodes these proteins:
- a CDS encoding DUF6402 family protein, translating into MSITQFKNKDFRQWAIRHQRGRDFIVYSDYRFVPFLPR; encoded by the coding sequence ATGTCTATTACCCAATTCAAAAACAAGGATTTCCGGCAATGGGCAATCAGGCATCAACGAGGCAGAGATTTCATCGTTTATTCTGACTACAGGTTCGTTCCCTTTCTCCCCCGATAA
- a CDS encoding AAA family ATPase, with translation MASVDGKLFLLVDEHKPDGLLDLEPSSLAAQASAHKQLQTADEFFEKLGDFVLSLSGRDAYRKVVFELAGSAQRLLAKAHDIAVLNAYHPNSKSLTRARTFATFRSILLKGDEELFAFVAIRSILNLLSSRSQLTNTASIEADVPVAADLDLPVSLNFGEALHSLNPINVIIGSNGQGKTRLLLGLAKAARNGMLSMRDNVGTDLSQSGSLKIVAFTYEAAHWGHLRKQGVEVESMGIDSASWRRVTSLIHQIASTEDGQDNLRQIELILAQFIPTDEIFLPLIARESDGIARICLHEFIEQLNANLLAGVDLTKSPIMKSPTKGRYSLSSGEKSLLSFCLSTFLMTRGGALVLIDEPENHLHPAFISLLVRTLVSTLVATESRAVVVTHSPFVVREVDRSAVLILKRNTEDLPELYRPSLQTLGGDVSMIVDHVFQDGSIKKAYERRIDAVIAERVAQGAEIVTNDLEVDLGNDGARYLHAQAVLAKG, from the coding sequence ATGGCGAGTGTAGATGGCAAGCTGTTCCTGCTAGTAGATGAACACAAACCCGACGGCCTGTTAGACCTCGAACCTAGTTCGCTCGCCGCCCAAGCTTCCGCTCACAAGCAGTTGCAAACCGCCGACGAATTTTTCGAGAAACTTGGCGACTTCGTGCTGTCACTTTCGGGTCGCGACGCGTACCGGAAAGTAGTCTTCGAACTAGCAGGATCTGCACAGCGCTTGCTCGCGAAAGCGCACGATATCGCGGTTCTAAACGCTTACCATCCCAACTCAAAGAGCCTGACCCGAGCTAGAACGTTTGCAACCTTTCGTTCAATCTTGCTTAAAGGCGACGAAGAACTGTTTGCCTTCGTAGCGATACGTTCCATCTTGAACTTGCTTTCGAGTAGATCGCAACTAACGAATACTGCATCTATTGAAGCTGACGTTCCGGTGGCTGCGGACCTCGATCTACCTGTTTCGTTGAACTTCGGAGAAGCACTCCATTCGTTGAACCCGATCAACGTGATCATCGGCTCAAATGGCCAAGGGAAGACACGATTACTCCTCGGACTTGCGAAGGCCGCCCGGAACGGAATGCTGTCGATGCGCGACAATGTCGGCACTGATTTATCGCAATCAGGTTCGCTTAAGATCGTCGCGTTTACCTACGAGGCGGCGCACTGGGGCCATCTGAGAAAACAAGGTGTTGAAGTTGAGTCTATGGGAATTGACTCCGCCTCTTGGCGTCGCGTCACGTCATTGATTCATCAAATCGCATCAACCGAGGACGGTCAGGACAATCTTCGGCAAATCGAGCTAATACTTGCCCAATTCATTCCCACCGACGAAATTTTCCTCCCGCTAATAGCCCGCGAGTCTGATGGCATCGCAAGGATCTGCCTCCACGAATTCATCGAACAGCTGAACGCTAACTTACTGGCAGGGGTAGATTTGACGAAGTCGCCGATCATGAAGTCGCCCACGAAGGGCCGCTACTCCCTGAGTTCGGGGGAAAAGAGTCTTCTTAGTTTTTGTCTCTCGACCTTCCTGATGACGCGCGGGGGGGCACTTGTTCTCATCGATGAGCCCGAAAATCATCTCCATCCGGCCTTCATTTCTCTGCTCGTGAGGACTCTTGTCAGCACACTGGTGGCAACGGAGTCGAGAGCCGTGGTTGTCACTCACTCGCCGTTTGTTGTTAGAGAGGTGGATCGCAGCGCAGTACTGATCTTGAAGCGCAACACGGAGGATTTGCCGGAGCTGTATCGCCCCTCTCTCCAAACCCTCGGCGGCGATGTCTCCATGATCGTTGACCACGTCTTTCAGGACGGGAGCATTAAGAAAGCTTACGAGCGTCGCATTGATGCGGTCATCGCCGAGCGAGTAGCGCAGGGCGCCGAGATCGTGACAAACGATCTTGAGGTGGATTTGGGCAATGACGGCGCGCGCTACCTGCACGCGCAAGCTGTACTCGCAAAGGGGTGA
- a CDS encoding HNH endonuclease, with translation MPTYLALTRTAQEDLAAVQTYISKQGDGWQDIHRVLPRVAKTFTQYSERYIEPGRLLLKASDRKFAQAMYGLYDSKAGYLRYKNAPRKPGYVGCCPYCGIKGSITVDHYLPRSRKEFPHFSVLSANLVPACGDCQGHKLTYYAPTTGRVVRNRRRQMVAAKLSQRSYRFRTSDRRILHPYFDRFLSERILIAHIEMGARGVPSLVSITPRLSLARSTRRAIEFHLDRLHVLERAKGEVEHLHSSILKGMKGVRTLAELLESLEKQLGSAQSRGGSLNFFDALYLRALIVRKDLHPQLLSVVETENAVLVRVSQARRVRVPAHHGRRQPAR, from the coding sequence ATGCCTACCTATCTCGCCCTGACGCGAACAGCGCAGGAAGACTTGGCTGCAGTTCAGACCTACATCTCTAAGCAAGGCGATGGGTGGCAGGACATTCACCGGGTGCTTCCCAGAGTCGCAAAAACGTTTACACAGTACTCTGAGCGATACATTGAGCCGGGCCGTTTGCTCCTTAAGGCGTCCGATCGCAAGTTCGCTCAGGCAATGTACGGTCTCTATGACTCCAAGGCCGGTTATTTGCGCTACAAGAATGCGCCCCGTAAGCCTGGCTACGTTGGATGCTGCCCCTACTGCGGAATCAAGGGGTCAATAACGGTCGATCACTACCTTCCGCGAAGCAGGAAAGAGTTCCCGCATTTCTCGGTTCTTTCCGCCAATCTGGTGCCGGCCTGTGGAGACTGCCAGGGGCACAAACTGACCTATTACGCGCCAACAACGGGAAGAGTCGTTCGCAACAGGCGGCGGCAAATGGTGGCAGCAAAGCTGTCGCAGCGATCTTATCGATTTAGAACAAGTGACAGGCGGATTCTCCATCCATATTTCGATCGTTTTCTGTCCGAGCGAATTCTCATCGCACACATCGAAATGGGCGCTCGAGGCGTACCGTCACTGGTGTCGATCACGCCTCGCCTGAGCTTGGCGAGATCAACCCGTCGCGCAATCGAGTTTCATCTCGATCGCCTTCACGTGCTCGAGCGCGCAAAGGGCGAAGTGGAACACCTTCACAGCTCGATTCTTAAGGGGATGAAGGGTGTACGAACTCTGGCCGAGCTACTCGAGAGTCTGGAAAAACAGTTGGGCTCGGCTCAAAGTCGTGGCGGAAGCCTCAACTTCTTCGACGCGCTCTACTTGCGAGCCTTGATCGTCCGCAAGGATCTGCACCCGCAACTTCTGTCGGTTGTCGAGACCGAGAATGCAGTGCTAGTACGCGTCAGTCAAGCACGCCGAGTTCGGGTGCCTGCTCACCACGGACGTCGACAACCAGCCAGATAG
- a CDS encoding helix-turn-helix domain-containing protein yields MSRAAGGSGEPDRLQLGRRLKEAREYVGLSQEEVAFALSVSRPAVGHIESGTRKVEALELNKLSELYGRTVDYLLTGNAPSGDTRVAFLARATKGMSDSDMDELARFAAFLRNSPKAKKRTP; encoded by the coding sequence ATGAGCCGGGCAGCTGGTGGCTCCGGGGAGCCAGACCGATTGCAGTTGGGCCGGCGTCTAAAGGAAGCTCGCGAGTACGTTGGCCTCTCGCAGGAAGAGGTGGCGTTCGCGCTTTCGGTATCCCGGCCAGCCGTGGGTCACATTGAATCCGGAACGCGAAAGGTCGAGGCACTCGAATTGAATAAGCTGAGCGAGCTGTACGGCAGAACCGTGGACTATTTGTTGACGGGAAACGCTCCCTCCGGAGATACGCGCGTTGCCTTCCTTGCGCGCGCAACGAAGGGCATGTCTGACAGTGACATGGACGAGCTCGCCCGCTTTGCGGCATTTCTGAGGAACTCGCCGAAAGCCAAGAAGCGCACTCCATGA
- a CDS encoding ImmA/IrrE family metallo-endopeptidase has product MKTDDDALMAAARRAAEVLEEFEAKKRIEAGYTRIDAEHIASVSDVVVMYRKFELLLGGFLLEDGKPGIIVNWDRPRGLVHMTCAHELGHFALGHESTSDTTVDVSKNAALVERTANQFAYALLAPSWLVAQTMRRQRWGRNSLRNPSVVYQMSLRLGMSYKAMVWSLNRLGHLTVSEALKIVDVQPIAIKREIVGGTALNNSRSDVWMLTEADRDRILEPGLGDQMVFDLPNHAGSGCIWSVDEAQSEGFLLKPFVRDARRVPPRRGPEITVGGDGSTLRYELTTPLNSPSLGDGDDSEIVPTLESRKRTISLNERAPWNPERAAIHQLNLYAEFERLEDGLPQTERDRRLARTRRA; this is encoded by the coding sequence ATGAAGACAGACGACGACGCCCTGATGGCCGCAGCGCGCCGAGCGGCCGAAGTTCTGGAGGAATTCGAAGCCAAGAAGCGCATCGAGGCCGGCTACACCCGGATCGACGCTGAGCACATTGCATCAGTCTCGGACGTCGTTGTCATGTATCGGAAATTCGAACTCCTGCTCGGCGGCTTTTTGCTGGAAGACGGAAAGCCGGGAATTATCGTCAATTGGGACCGTCCACGCGGCTTGGTGCACATGACTTGCGCCCACGAACTCGGCCACTTCGCGCTTGGGCACGAAAGTACCTCCGATACGACCGTTGACGTCTCCAAGAATGCAGCACTGGTTGAGCGCACTGCGAATCAGTTCGCGTACGCCCTGCTGGCACCTTCTTGGCTGGTTGCGCAGACGATGCGTCGCCAGCGTTGGGGCCGTAACAGTCTTCGCAATCCGTCCGTCGTCTATCAGATGTCGTTGCGACTGGGTATGAGCTACAAGGCCATGGTGTGGTCGCTCAATCGACTGGGCCACCTGACAGTATCGGAGGCGCTAAAGATCGTTGACGTCCAGCCAATCGCGATTAAGCGCGAGATAGTCGGAGGTACTGCTCTCAACAACTCTCGAAGCGACGTCTGGATGCTGACGGAGGCGGATCGAGATCGCATCCTGGAACCGGGTCTGGGCGACCAAATGGTCTTCGACCTACCTAACCACGCCGGCTCGGGGTGTATCTGGTCGGTTGACGAGGCTCAGAGCGAAGGTTTCTTGCTTAAGCCATTTGTGCGCGATGCGCGTCGTGTGCCGCCGCGCCGCGGTCCAGAGATTACTGTGGGCGGCGACGGTTCGACGCTTCGCTATGAATTGACGACCCCTCTTAATTCGCCATCTCTTGGCGACGGCGATGACAGTGAGATCGTGCCAACGTTGGAGTCGAGAAAGAGAACGATTTCGCTCAACGAACGTGCTCCTTGGAATCCGGAGCGAGCCGCCATCCATCAACTCAATTTGTACGCGGAGTTCGAACGGCTCGAAGACGGATTGCCTCAGACCGAGCGTGATCGGCGATTGGCGAGGACGCGGCGCGCCTGA
- a CDS encoding C1 family peptidase has protein sequence MITTQIDFSASLGVARDQGQRPTCLVFAGSDLNAAAKGVAHLSAEFLCYYAAKLAGDWRPGRGFQMDHVLGAVCAPGQPLETLYPYQQDSHDTPLTEPTGEFELYASPSARRQDMTAAEVVKHLTGGKPVGLIVQVCQALMAPKDGVIDFDPFVLPDQYHAVVGVGVGICPDTSEGHVLLRNSWGTSWGLAGHAWMPTALLDILLVEGFLI, from the coding sequence ATGATCACGACTCAAATCGATTTCTCAGCCAGCTTGGGCGTCGCTCGGGACCAAGGGCAGCGACCTACGTGCCTAGTCTTCGCTGGATCTGACCTCAATGCCGCGGCCAAGGGCGTCGCGCATCTGAGCGCTGAGTTCCTCTGCTATTACGCCGCAAAGCTGGCTGGAGACTGGCGGCCGGGCCGCGGCTTCCAGATGGACCATGTCCTCGGTGCGGTTTGCGCTCCGGGCCAGCCACTCGAGACGCTCTATCCTTACCAACAGGACAGTCACGATACACCTCTCACCGAGCCAACGGGCGAGTTCGAGCTGTACGCCTCCCCGTCAGCGCGTCGGCAAGACATGACGGCAGCGGAAGTGGTAAAGCACTTGACCGGCGGAAAACCCGTCGGCCTGATCGTCCAGGTTTGCCAAGCACTCATGGCACCTAAGGACGGCGTCATTGATTTTGATCCTTTTGTCCTTCCAGACCAGTACCACGCCGTCGTTGGCGTTGGAGTGGGTATCTGCCCCGACACCAGTGAAGGCCACGTGCTCTTGCGCAACTCGTGGGGTACATCGTGGGGCCTCGCCGGTCACGCATGGATGCCCACGGCGCTCCTTGACATACTCCTCGTTGAAGGCTTCCTGATCTAA
- a CDS encoding thymidylate synthase family protein, whose product MATLFHTHERIVPTWLAAARHLNAQRGRHAKNLLLEITHPLDLTDDDHAVMARVDQALAHKNLTLRTVAGTIFPIAMYQQYGRPGYYEKYKEMLKRGQKANTWGTYAHRMIERPGREPGTTINPLDYLVNKLAAEGQPQRKDGKKVSFVATYELSVADPEDDLQPQIDAGGDVPTYDPAFDMREWLGLPCLSHLSFKRVPRGQGHAVDLTAIYRAHHYCARALGNLIGLGQLLSFVAKESGLEVGTLSCLSTHAELDVSEWGGVGATNAVLNA is encoded by the coding sequence ATGGCTACGCTGTTCCACACCCACGAACGCATCGTTCCCACCTGGCTGGCCGCAGCACGTCATCTGAACGCGCAGCGAGGACGGCATGCGAAAAACCTGCTGCTGGAGATCACGCATCCTCTGGATTTGACCGACGATGACCACGCAGTGATGGCCAGGGTTGATCAGGCGCTGGCCCACAAGAATCTGACCCTGCGGACCGTCGCGGGGACCATTTTCCCGATCGCGATGTACCAGCAGTACGGACGCCCGGGCTACTACGAGAAGTACAAGGAGATGCTTAAGCGTGGACAGAAGGCCAACACGTGGGGCACTTACGCGCATCGGATGATTGAACGGCCGGGCAGAGAGCCCGGCACGACGATTAATCCTCTCGATTACCTGGTGAACAAGCTGGCCGCCGAAGGCCAGCCTCAGCGGAAGGATGGGAAGAAGGTTTCGTTCGTTGCAACGTATGAGTTGAGCGTGGCTGATCCCGAGGACGACCTGCAGCCTCAGATTGACGCTGGCGGGGATGTGCCGACGTATGACCCGGCCTTCGATATGCGGGAGTGGCTGGGCCTTCCTTGCCTCTCGCATCTGAGCTTCAAGCGTGTGCCTCGTGGCCAGGGCCACGCTGTCGACCTGACCGCCATTTACCGTGCGCATCACTACTGCGCACGAGCACTAGGCAATCTGATCGGCTTGGGGCAGCTCCTGTCCTTCGTCGCGAAGGAGAGCGGTCTCGAGGTGGGTACGCTGAGTTGCTTGTCGACGCACGCAGAACTCGACGTGTCCGAATGGGGCGGCGTGGGAGCGACGAATGCCGTTCTGAACGCGTGA
- a CDS encoding uracil-DNA glycosylase has translation MTPRSFVAALADVQLHDVFNPYRDHCELHDLANAPATRRKNLRDYLAAVESLGTDTIWMGRDLGYRGGRRTGLALTDEARLPMFAAYYPGFAPSKATKGPSVAERTAAEIWAVLARLERPPLLWNVFPFHPHDADDPMTNRRFAARELSEVTDLNRTLITWLGIRRIVCIGQDATAYAATFGVEVQCVRHPSYGGVTEFRQGMQRIYGEEMKPVEASPQAALF, from the coding sequence ATGACTCCACGCTCATTCGTCGCTGCACTCGCGGACGTCCAATTACACGATGTCTTCAATCCCTATCGCGACCATTGCGAACTACACGATCTGGCCAATGCTCCTGCGACGAGGCGCAAGAATCTGCGCGACTACCTTGCTGCCGTCGAGAGTCTCGGCACAGATACGATCTGGATGGGCCGAGACCTCGGATACAGGGGCGGCCGACGCACTGGCTTAGCGCTCACGGATGAAGCGCGACTGCCAATGTTTGCGGCGTACTATCCAGGGTTCGCGCCGAGCAAGGCCACGAAAGGCCCATCGGTTGCTGAACGAACCGCAGCCGAGATCTGGGCGGTGCTTGCACGCCTGGAGCGACCGCCGCTGCTTTGGAACGTATTCCCGTTCCATCCGCACGATGCGGACGATCCGATGACTAACAGACGGTTTGCTGCGCGCGAACTGTCCGAGGTCACCGATCTCAACCGAACGCTCATCACTTGGCTAGGCATTCGACGCATCGTGTGTATCGGACAAGACGCCACGGCATATGCGGCGACTTTCGGTGTCGAAGTGCAGTGTGTCCGCCATCCCAGCTACGGAGGCGTCACCGAGTTCCGGCAAGGCATGCAGCGAATCTATGGCGAAGAAATGAAGCCGGTTGAGGCTTCACCTCAAGCTGCACTGTTTTGA
- the istB gene encoding IS21-like element helper ATPase IstB: MNPSPELNATLKQLRLSGVLDSLEQRNRQAIDGQLAYTEFLAMLLHDEVARRDQKKLRTRLARAGFAMGKTLETFDFDRLPNLNRTHIHDLATGRYIDEKVAILIAGPTGTGKSHLAQALGNCAARQGRDVVFATQTRLLNSLQAARATGTYERKLKQLACVPVLIVDDFALKPLRSPQDEDFHDLIAERYETAATILTSNLDFSEWGDAFAGNRILGAATLDRLRHGAYRIVLDGDSFRTPRPMPEPDQTRLAKSTKKTHP, from the coding sequence ATGAATCCCAGTCCTGAACTGAACGCAACCCTCAAGCAGTTGCGCCTGTCCGGCGTGCTCGATTCCCTTGAGCAGCGCAACCGGCAGGCCATTGACGGCCAGCTCGCGTACACGGAGTTCCTCGCCATGCTGCTGCACGACGAAGTCGCCCGGCGCGACCAGAAGAAGCTGCGCACCCGCCTGGCCCGCGCTGGCTTCGCAATGGGCAAGACCCTCGAAACGTTCGACTTCGACCGGCTGCCGAACCTGAATCGTACCCATATCCACGACCTTGCTACCGGCCGCTATATCGATGAGAAGGTCGCGATTCTCATTGCCGGGCCAACAGGTACGGGCAAGTCACACCTGGCCCAGGCACTCGGCAATTGCGCCGCCCGGCAAGGACGTGATGTCGTGTTCGCCACGCAGACCAGGCTATTGAACAGTCTGCAGGCAGCGCGCGCGACCGGTACCTATGAGCGCAAACTGAAACAGCTTGCCTGCGTACCGGTTCTCATCGTCGACGACTTCGCGCTCAAGCCGCTGCGCTCGCCGCAAGATGAAGACTTCCACGACCTGATCGCGGAAAGGTACGAGACCGCTGCGACGATCCTGACCAGTAACCTCGACTTCAGCGAATGGGGCGATGCGTTTGCCGGCAACCGCATCCTCGGCGCCGCCACACTCGATCGCCTGCGACACGGCGCCTATCGTATCGTGCTCGATGGTGACAGCTTCCGCACGCCCAGGCCAATGCCTGAACCCGACCAGACACGACTTGCGAAATCAACCAAAAAAACGCATCCTTGA
- the istA gene encoding IS21 family transposase encodes MFEYRQVLVRMRQGDSDRDIARAGLMGRKKLTAVRRTAQELGWLDPAQPLPQDTVIAGQFGRTPHLPSTCVSTLEPFREQISSWFDADVQGTSIHSALKRNHGYTGSYSAVRRFLKHLGAERNVTATTILDFPPADAAQVDFGAGPALVHESGHTLKTWFFVMTLCWSRHQYVELVFDQTVETWLACHRRAFEWFGGCPGRIIIDNAKCAIIRACTYDPEVQRSYAGLAEGYGFRIDACPPHDPQKKGVVESGVKYVKKSFMPLRTFRDLPDANRQLREWIMQEASVREHGTTREQPLARFAIEKPLLTALPDVPPVLAAWSTVNVHRDAHIQHHKALYSVPFALVGKTLWVKATDTVVQLFHQHELVATHPRLRKPGARSTVRDHQPPAAQAWLEHDPQWCLAQAKEIGPACHALILALFNDEVLVNLRGAQGIVRLRGKVGDARLEAACERALAHASPRWRTVKTILDKGLESEPIAESPQTLTDTYVNGGRFGRNLQSLLIH; translated from the coding sequence TTGTTTGAGTACCGCCAAGTCCTTGTCCGTATGCGGCAAGGCGATTCCGACCGCGACATAGCGCGCGCCGGGCTCATGGGCCGCAAGAAACTCACCGCCGTAAGGCGCACCGCGCAAGAGCTCGGCTGGCTCGATCCGGCGCAACCCCTGCCGCAAGACACCGTGATTGCAGGTCAGTTCGGCCGCACGCCGCACCTGCCCAGTACCTGCGTGTCGACACTCGAACCCTTTCGCGAGCAGATCAGTAGCTGGTTTGACGCTGACGTACAGGGCACGTCGATTCACAGCGCGCTCAAGCGCAACCATGGCTACACCGGCAGCTATTCGGCGGTGCGCCGCTTCCTGAAGCATCTGGGCGCCGAACGTAACGTCACCGCGACAACGATTCTGGACTTCCCGCCGGCCGATGCCGCGCAGGTCGACTTTGGCGCCGGTCCCGCGCTCGTCCACGAATCAGGTCATACGCTCAAGACGTGGTTCTTCGTCATGACGCTGTGCTGGTCGCGTCACCAGTACGTCGAACTCGTCTTCGATCAGACCGTCGAGACGTGGCTTGCCTGCCACCGTCGCGCCTTCGAGTGGTTTGGCGGCTGCCCGGGGCGAATCATCATCGACAACGCGAAGTGCGCGATCATCAGGGCCTGCACGTACGACCCCGAGGTCCAGCGTTCCTACGCAGGCCTCGCTGAGGGATACGGTTTCAGGATCGATGCCTGTCCGCCGCACGACCCGCAGAAGAAAGGCGTCGTCGAATCGGGTGTCAAATACGTCAAGAAGTCCTTCATGCCGCTGCGCACGTTTCGTGATCTGCCGGACGCCAACCGGCAGTTGCGTGAATGGATCATGCAGGAGGCCAGTGTTCGTGAACACGGCACGACACGCGAACAGCCTCTGGCGCGCTTCGCCATCGAGAAGCCGCTATTGACGGCGCTGCCCGATGTACCGCCCGTGCTCGCCGCATGGTCCACGGTCAACGTTCATCGTGACGCTCACATCCAGCATCACAAGGCGCTCTACTCGGTGCCGTTCGCCCTGGTCGGCAAGACGCTGTGGGTGAAGGCGACAGACACGGTCGTGCAGCTGTTCCATCAGCACGAACTCGTTGCCACCCATCCCCGGCTGCGCAAGCCAGGCGCACGCTCAACCGTCCGCGATCATCAGCCGCCGGCAGCACAGGCGTGGCTCGAACACGATCCGCAATGGTGTCTGGCGCAGGCCAAAGAAATCGGTCCTGCCTGCCACGCGCTGATTCTGGCGCTCTTCAACGATGAGGTGCTCGTCAACCTGCGCGGTGCGCAGGGCATCGTACGGCTTCGCGGCAAGGTGGGTGACGCGCGCCTGGAGGCCGCATGCGAACGGGCGCTGGCGCATGCCAGCCCCAGGTGGCGAACCGTCAAGACGATTCTGGACAAAGGTCTGGAGAGCGAGCCCATCGCAGAGTCCCCGCAAACGCTCACCGATACCTACGTCAACGGCGGCCGCTTCGGTCGCAATCTCCAATCCCTGCTGATCCACTAA
- a CDS encoding nucleoside triphosphate pyrophosphohydrolase family protein, translating into MKNSGSSGNSQPPMSLQAYQARADAANQFKGKPDALSKLRFGLFGEVGGLLAAVKKSYRDFGMAQQAIIKEELGDCFWYLTEVSVEYGATLPVVGAAGLIELQRRFGVSSLPSVGQLTFLPFDGVYAMCHEQLPALDRTKQLSDLGSHVGQLMSITSTPDLASSTPSALLAELLADLVTVAWMFDLRFADVVSANLEKFESRWRQEGAQYTVPFDSTSPPHERFERKFDVHFIERFYNEGQENERPYVIQQIRGVNIGDRLTDNRTEPDGYRFHDVFHLAYIAHLGWSPVIRALLKLKRKSDPKLDENEDGARCHGSPYRSQLMIGA; encoded by the coding sequence ATGAAGAATTCGGGAAGCTCAGGCAACAGCCAGCCGCCGATGTCATTGCAGGCGTATCAGGCTCGCGCGGACGCAGCCAATCAGTTCAAGGGCAAGCCTGACGCGCTCAGTAAGCTGCGATTTGGCCTCTTCGGGGAGGTGGGTGGCCTCCTCGCCGCAGTGAAGAAGTCGTACCGTGACTTCGGCATGGCCCAGCAGGCTATCATCAAGGAAGAGCTCGGGGACTGCTTTTGGTACTTGACCGAGGTCTCGGTCGAGTATGGGGCCACGCTCCCCGTAGTCGGAGCGGCGGGACTGATCGAATTGCAACGACGGTTCGGCGTCTCTAGCCTGCCATCAGTGGGGCAACTCACTTTCTTGCCGTTCGATGGCGTCTACGCAATGTGTCATGAGCAGCTCCCTGCACTCGACCGCACCAAACAGCTTTCCGACCTCGGCAGCCATGTCGGACAACTCATGAGTATCACCAGCACGCCGGATCTCGCGAGTTCGACGCCCTCGGCGTTGCTCGCCGAACTGTTGGCCGACCTAGTGACCGTAGCGTGGATGTTCGACCTTCGGTTTGCCGACGTGGTCAGCGCCAACCTTGAGAAATTTGAATCACGTTGGCGGCAGGAGGGCGCACAGTACACCGTCCCGTTTGACAGTACGTCGCCCCCGCATGAGCGATTCGAGCGCAAGTTCGATGTCCATTTCATTGAGCGCTTCTACAACGAGGGCCAAGAAAATGAGCGGCCGTACGTCATTCAGCAGATACGAGGCGTCAACATTGGCGACCGCCTGACGGACAATCGCACTGAACCCGACGGCTATAGGTTTCACGACGTGTTCCACCTCGCCTACATCGCACATCTGGGGTGGTCACCGGTTATCCGGGCCTTGTTGAAACTCAAGCGCAAGAGCGATCCGAAGCTCGATGAAAACGAGGACGGTGCGAGGTGTCACGGATCGCCGTATAGGAGCCAATTGATGATCGGCGCATAG
- a CDS encoding DUF4031 domain-containing protein — translation MAVYVDDELIPWRGKLWCHLVADTLPELHAFAHRLGLRQAWFQAKSAYPHYDVTVSVRDRALTMGASMGDRQTIITCARLLKHELRSEEQAASQS, via the coding sequence ATGGCCGTCTACGTTGACGACGAGCTGATTCCCTGGCGCGGTAAGCTCTGGTGCCACTTGGTAGCCGACACTCTTCCGGAACTGCATGCCTTCGCGCACCGATTGGGCCTGCGCCAAGCCTGGTTCCAGGCGAAGTCCGCGTATCCGCATTACGACGTGACAGTCAGCGTTCGTGACCGTGCATTGACCATGGGCGCGAGCATGGGCGATCGTCAGACCATCATCACGTGTGCAAGACTCCTCAAACACGAGCTAAGATCAGAAGAACAGGCTGCATCACAGTCCTGA
- a CDS encoding helix-turn-helix domain-containing protein: protein MKQRRKPVADPKVLGAELRERRKSLGKTLTEIAEITSVNVGQLSRFENGQMKRDGGNLQKLLATLQKLEAANSPSQSQSVVERFAAIIKRSNRHAEAATAFVDALERLM from the coding sequence ATGAAACAGCGACGCAAGCCCGTCGCCGATCCGAAGGTGCTGGGTGCAGAGCTTCGTGAGCGGCGGAAATCCCTCGGAAAGACGCTTACGGAGATCGCCGAGATCACTTCCGTGAACGTCGGCCAACTATCGCGCTTCGAAAACGGCCAGATGAAGAGGGATGGCGGTAATTTGCAAAAATTGCTTGCGACTTTGCAAAAACTTGAGGCCGCCAATTCGCCCTCGCAGTCCCAAAGCGTTGTCGAGCGGTTCGCGGCCATCATCAAGCGCTCCAATCGTCATGCCGAGGCAGCTACCGCATTCGTCGATGCGCTCGAACGGTTGATGTGA